From Camelina sativa cultivar DH55 chromosome 5, Cs, whole genome shotgun sequence:
aatactaacCATGTAACAAACTGAATTCGTATGAGTATGGACTAATTCTAGTGTGTAATACGTACATTTAAAAGGCtttaacaaaaagtaaatatatatacattgaaaaTAACACACACATGCTAATAAAACCTTGCATATATATCGTTAGTTTTGATTTGTgggagaaaaaatattaaaacaaattcttACATTGGTGAAgaccaaaaagagaaacaattaTGAGGCCGATAACCAAACTCTTACAAGCCAACATATCCTCCTCTCTTTCCAACTCTTTCAATTTTCTTAGGACTTATGCAGAACTTAGATTTGTGTGTTTGCCCCGGACTCAAAGCCATTAAGAATATATGTAGGAGAGAATGCATCACATAAATGTTAGTAtgacatttttattgtttccaaagaaaaccaaaaaaaagttaattttatgGAAGACTCAATTatactatgtattaattaattcatatttgtttcctttatttcgtcggttttatatttgtttccttttttggcGATTGGTTCTACATTCTCActaatttctgttttttctttccttttgttttggtcaGCATATTTTTATTCTATCCTTTTAGACAAGATTTTTCGTTTTGAGATTTTGTGAACCTAATTAATGATACATTAttgactaaaataaaataaataaaaagttacatGTGAATGTGAGGGTACAGAAAGAGTGACCAAAattgttagttaaaaaaaaaaaaaaaaatagagatccaTATTATAGAAACTAATTTTGACGTGATAATCACTTTTAAATACCAATCTCTAAACAACCAAAAATTAACTACTAGTCTAACTATGATTAATATCTTGTAGAATTATTTTTCATGAGAAATGCTTTTATGTAGtaacaaactatatatttttctaagttaGACAATATAGTTGGAATTTAAGATACAAATTActtagacaacaaaaaaaaacaaaaaaaaaaacccttcatGGAAAATAGGAATGATTGCATTTATtagaagaaattaagaaaacgtTCAAGGAATATGCTTCGACGTTGACGACAAAAGAGCTAGCCAGGTTTGGGATCAACAGTGACCCACTCGTCACGGTAAAGAATCTGAAGGCCTTCGGCGTCGTCTTGAAGAAGAAGCGTCAAGAAGCCGTAGTCTGAGTGAGGTGGCATCCCTAGCGTCAGCTCCGGCTCCGGACAAGGCGGATAACAATTCACCACCATCAACTGACTTCCCTCTGGCAACTCCTCCACCATCAAAATAGAAGAATTTGGTAAAAGATTCTGAATTATATCTCTAAAGATGTAATACACATATACCTTTGAACTACCTGTTTTCGAGTTTAATACTTAAAACACATGTGCTAAAAGTCTTTGTTAAATTTCTTgttgttatttcaaaatttaaaatatctatattttattttttgatattttagaaaacgaaaaaaaatgtaaatgtggGAAATCTTACCTGAAATCGGAGGGAGAAGAAGGCCAATAAGGAAGATAATCAGGCAGACGATGTGCGTAGAGTTTCAAGAAGTCTCTCCAACAAAAGACATTGTCTTTGATCTGGTTGAAACTCGTGCCGTATCGTACTGGAGCCGACATGTATTTTGATCTCTCCTCGTACGGTAGCTCGAAGAATCTCTTACACACTTCTATCATCTTCCTGCTCACATCAGAAACAAATGGTGATACATAGATGCATCTTATATAAGAGCGCTTCCACCCACCTAAGGCTAAGTAAACCAAACAAAGCCAAACcaccaataattaaaaaaaaataataaaaaaaaaaatctcaaatgaAGAGCCCTAACATGTTCATATGACCATGATCAATATGATTCGTCACACTTTccacaaccaaaataaataaaataactaacacAAATNGCCTTCCCATATCTCGTATGACATCTTTTTTATACCCTTTGGATGACCAATAGCTTCACCTCAAAATATCATacatcaaacatatttttatatcgTGTAGCTCATAACCAAATTGAGttcacatatatgatatatgacCAATTGTTATAACTATATATGCAAAATTGACTACACATCccattagaaaagaaaaaaggaacagTATGCTTACTATACGTACATCTATCTCGCTATTgtaaatttttggtttaattttgcaTACTTACACAcattatatttataagaaaaaaagttaacaaagaacaaataattAGTAGAAGATTTAATGCAAGACTCTCTATGCTTTCATCTTCTTATCAGCAAACACGATTTCGGATGCTTCGCGAGATTAAGCAGTAATTGTATTGCGTCCAATAATGAAATTACTTGAATGCGCCAAATGAAGGGGTTAATTCATATGTCAACCCCATATCAGCAGCCTTTTTAAGCAGTAATAATAGTGAAATTTGATTGATTGGAATAGTTGGATATGGCTTATTGAAAGGGTTTATAGTCAAAGATAGTGTGGGCTTAGAAATATTCTTGTTAGGTTAGAATAGATGCCACAGAATGAATATATTACAATATCTTAGTGTTAATGACTAGTGACATACATGAAATTAAACTTAaactgaatttaaaatttaaactttcaTGGTCAGGTTATTTTTGACTGATACAATGGTGAAGATGGTTCAAATGCTTATGCAATATGAAAGTGAGGGATTGATTTTAACAAgagaattttatcaaaaatgccATGTACAGTACCCAACATTTTGGTTAATGCCATTTTTCTCAATTCCTTTTCCCGCTTGCCACAACCCCATAACTGAAATACTATTATAcccttctttatttttaacacaaaataataatttaacacaatttttttttccaaaaaacaaatctctctctcctcattTTAACTCTCGACTTTTATGTTTCTCCATCTTCATTCTCTCTcgatttttcatcttcttctacctcAGTGTTTCTCAGTCTGCTGTTGGTGCTACACCACAaactgaatctttttttttgggtaaaacaAACTGAATCTCTTTCTGCAAAACTCCAACTGTTTCAGTCTTTAGTCTGCATATAATGGAGAAATTCTTCATCAAGACACAATTCTCTTCAACTGAGACCTCCATCTGATCTATTTGCCTCTACCGTGGCAGGTGAAACCGCTAGGTCTTGTTCCAGAGTTCTTATACTCGACCGCAGGCAGAAAAACCCGCAGGTCTGCAACtccggtggaccagatccagcCGACCAGGTTTTTTTCCATCCCTATTATGTCCTTCGTTCTCTTTAGTGgactatatatgtttggtaATGCGTTTTATGTCCATTGCTAACAATTAAATTTGTCCACACTTGAGGTCTGCAAATCTGGTGTTCGGTGGACCAGATCCTACCGACCAAGTTTTTGTCTACCACTATCAAACTTGTCCACACTGTAGGTATCCAGAtccggtggaccagatccaacCGACCAGGTTTTTGTCTACCACTATAATGTCCTTCTATCTCTTCAGTGGACTATATCCGTTTGGTcatgtgttttgtttccatTGCTAACAAAAAACTTGTCCACACTGCAGGTCTGCAGATACGATGGACCACATCTAGTAGCCAAGATTTTTTTGTCCATCACCATTATGTTCTTCGTCTCATGAGTAGACCATATCCAAGGTTTAATATGAAGATTTGTGTCCACTACTAACCCAAAACAATGTCCACACTGCATATATGCAATTCCGGGAGACCAAATACAACGACCAaagtttttgtccaccacattATTACAAAATGATGAACAAAATGTTTACAAACAATTAATGTCaatcttgatttattttcaaaatcttaaTTGTAAATGTTAATAATCAATGATTTAATGAAAGGGTATTTTCGTATTTTTCATATATggcacaaaataaaaaatggcatttttgaaaatgaaaattagaAAGTGGCATTTTCCACAACTTTTGTTTGAAAAGTGGTATTTCTAATAAAATTCCCTTTTAACAAGATGATGATGTATATACTGCATAGCTTAGTCGAACCTTCTATGCCACGCACGTGCCTTAGCCTCAAAAGTCAATACCATAATCTATCGAACCGGTTATATTGCATGAATGCATGGATTTATTTTGATAGTCACTTAAATTTCAGCTTTCACTGGGTCATAAGTAAGTTTAAGGCCCAATAACATTTTCCGAAGAACACTCAACATTGAACCTGACCAGGGTATATAGTAGGATCCGCGtgttttcttaatattgttttccatttttgcAGTAGATTATTTCGGTAATAATCtaagattattttgtttagtcttAATTTGCAGTAGCAATTTCGGTAATAAGCCATTAAGAGATGGTTATTTTTCTAGcaacaaaattgaaattatgTTCGTAATTGGTAAATATGAACCCTACGTcaaaaattattactttttaggTGGTCCAAAGGCCTCACACTAACCTTTCAGGTTTCGTTTTCAGTGGTCAGCAGCAGCTGTCGACTTTATGTTATTTCCTCATACATCGAAATTTCGTAATACAGCAGATGTGTCTTATGGGTGGttgcctaaaaaaaaaaagatgtgtctAATGAAATTTACCCTCTAATATAGAAAAACACATATTGtttgcaaataaaaaatgtgaatattatagtaaatattatatatggacGGCATAATACAATGTAATCAATTCGTTTATATCCTTTATTTGGTCAGTTTTTAGCAATCTTTTCTATATTTCTCATACATTATTTACTCTTGTCAAACAtatgttccttttctttttaccaaGCTTTTGTTTCACCTTTTGGGATTTTCGTTAGCCTAATTAAATGAGTCGAATATTAAGGTTGACTTTTTATTGTGTTGGTGAAAAAGTCAATCTTCAGATAAATACTTTGGTTATCCTATATACACATACTGTATATCGCTTTTATACAGTAATTAAGAAATCTCTACGTACCCTATGAACTTTTCATAAACAAATATGTATGGagaatttaagtttttgtgagattttccCAAACAaagattatttaaaaacaaaatacttgAAAATAAAATGCGTGCCTTTATTTAGTTGGTTTATTACAtaacaataaatgaaaaacaGAAGATGAGTGTAAAAGCAACCCTCATAGACCTGTAAGAATTCTTATTTGCACAAACTACAAAACCATTTAATAAATATTCTGTTATACTAAACCAAAATGGTAATATTTCATaagaagttaaagaaaaataaaaatcagggAATCTTTTATTTGGATAAGAGACGATCATTGACAGTTTCCCTCGATGTAAAATTCCAAATCATGATTACATTACATAGATGTGATGAAAATGTATCTTTTTAAACTtcattacaaaaacaaagaaaacgcTACTGACTACTACACgtccttttatttaattttttcttgttaacCACAACGCGCGGTTCtaaaccaaatccaaatcaTTGACGTCCGGTTTAGCAATTCTCTCGGCAGCGTTATGAATAAATGACTTAAATATTTTCCCGCGTATTCCTATCCTTGTAGTAAAAGCTTTAATATTTGAGgttgatttggttcggtttatatttaaacaaggctcggtttggtttataaacaatttttttattcttttttttactttcaaacaaaccattttagtttggttttctataatttttgtttatgattcttATTTTCAGTCTATCTCTACACTACACTTAGgagggtgtattgaaacaacgattttggaggattttagagatttagtaaatttggaa
This genomic window contains:
- the LOC104788959 gene encoding protein DMR6-LIKE OXYGENASE 1-like, yielding MGLWQAGKGIEKNGINQNVGKMIEVCKRFFELPYEERSKYMSAPVRYGTSFNQIKDNVFCWRDFLKLYAHRLPDYLPYWPSSPSDFRDIIQNLLPNSSILMVEELPEGSQLMVVNCYPPCPEPELTLGMPPHSDYGFLTLLLQDDAEGLQILYRDEWVTVDPKPG